One window from the genome of Amycolatopsis sp. NBC_01480 encodes:
- a CDS encoding phosphatidylserine decarboxylase: MSGKPTGNPLAHAVQLARETVPPIHPAGRPFVFGGLAATLLLRRFSKRLGVVGALATAATAAFFREPKRVPPTRDNVAVASADGLVSLLEEAVPPPELGLPAVPRMRVSVFLSVFDVHVQRAPATGVIEKVAYRPGKFLSADLDKASEDNERNSVLMRTVEGHELVVVQIAGLVARRILCEIREGDKVAAADTYGIIRFGSRVDLYLPPGSRVLVSKGQRTVGGETVIAELPALGEG, from the coding sequence ATGAGCGGCAAGCCCACCGGCAACCCCCTCGCGCACGCCGTCCAGCTGGCCCGGGAAACCGTGCCGCCGATACACCCGGCAGGCCGCCCGTTCGTGTTCGGCGGCCTCGCCGCGACGCTCCTGCTGCGCCGGTTCTCCAAGCGCCTCGGCGTCGTCGGCGCGCTCGCCACCGCGGCCACCGCCGCGTTCTTCCGCGAGCCGAAGCGGGTGCCGCCCACGCGTGACAACGTCGCGGTGGCCTCCGCCGACGGCCTGGTCTCGTTGCTCGAGGAGGCCGTGCCGCCGCCCGAGCTGGGCCTGCCCGCCGTGCCGCGGATGCGCGTGAGCGTGTTCCTCTCGGTGTTCGACGTGCACGTCCAGCGCGCGCCGGCCACCGGGGTGATCGAGAAGGTGGCCTACCGGCCGGGCAAGTTCCTGTCCGCGGACCTGGACAAGGCGAGCGAGGACAACGAGCGCAACTCCGTGCTGATGCGCACCGTCGAGGGCCACGAGCTCGTCGTCGTGCAGATCGCCGGGCTCGTCGCGCGCCGCATCCTGTGCGAGATCCGCGAGGGTGACAAGGTGGCCGCCGCCGACACCTACGGCATCATCCGGTTCGGCTCCCGCGTCGACCTGTACCTGCCGCCCGGCAGCCGCGTCCTGGTCTCCAAGGGCCAGCGCACGGTCGGCGGCGAGACAGTGATCGCCGAACTCCCCGCGCTTGGAGAAGGCTGA
- the pssA gene encoding CDP-diacylglycerol--serine O-phosphatidyltransferase yields the protein MVRVTTPGIRLLPNAITVLALCAGLSSVQFALTNNYGMAIASIGIAAVLDSLDGRIARLLDATSKMGAELDSLSDGISFGVAPALVLYVWQSGGDRIGWVASLIFAVCMILRLARFNTLLDDTDQPAYAGEFFVGVPAPAGGLVAMLPLILTLQWGHGWWSQQYVVLAWTIAVAVLLISRIPTLSLKTVKAPAKAIAPLLVGVGLLAAAIIQFPLVALAAALVLYLLHIPYAVYRNRWLAAHPEAWTVPPRERRAIRRARSQRRLRLRPASRRVAGAAMRAVRLPRNGSDLVRATRAHRDRDHGANPGPASGPTQRRRSWRRIGIRRK from the coding sequence ATGGTCCGCGTGACCACCCCGGGCATCCGGCTGCTGCCGAACGCCATCACCGTGCTGGCCCTGTGCGCCGGGCTTTCCTCGGTGCAGTTCGCGCTCACGAACAACTACGGCATGGCGATCGCCTCGATCGGCATCGCCGCCGTGCTCGACAGCCTCGACGGCCGCATCGCGCGGCTGCTCGACGCCACGTCGAAGATGGGCGCGGAGCTCGACTCGCTGTCCGACGGCATCTCGTTCGGCGTCGCGCCCGCGCTCGTGCTGTACGTGTGGCAGTCCGGCGGCGACCGCATCGGCTGGGTCGCGTCGCTGATCTTCGCGGTCTGCATGATCCTGCGGCTGGCGCGCTTCAACACGCTGCTCGACGACACCGACCAGCCGGCCTACGCGGGCGAGTTCTTCGTCGGCGTGCCCGCCCCGGCCGGCGGGCTGGTCGCGATGCTGCCGCTGATCCTGACGCTGCAGTGGGGCCACGGCTGGTGGTCGCAGCAGTACGTGGTGCTGGCGTGGACGATCGCCGTCGCCGTGCTGCTGATCAGCCGCATCCCGACGCTGTCGCTGAAGACCGTGAAGGCGCCCGCCAAGGCGATCGCGCCGCTGCTGGTCGGCGTCGGGCTGCTGGCCGCCGCGATCATCCAGTTCCCGTTGGTGGCGCTGGCCGCCGCGCTGGTGCTGTACCTGCTGCACATCCCGTACGCGGTCTACCGGAACCGCTGGCTGGCCGCGCACCCCGAGGCCTGGACGGTCCCGCCGCGCGAACGCCGCGCCATCCGCCGCGCCCGCAGCCAGCGTCGGCTCCGGCTGCGCCCGGCCTCCCGCCGCGTCGCGGGGGCCGCCATGCGCGCGGTTCGCCTGCCCCGCAACGGTTCCGACCTCGTCCGGGCCACCCGGGCGCACCGCGATCGCGACCACGGCGCCAACCCCGGCCCGGCGTCGGGTCCCACCCAGCGCCGCCGGAGCTGGCGGCGGATCGGAATCCGCCGCAAGTAA
- a CDS encoding TetR/AcrR family transcriptional regulator — protein MVRETLTREKVLEAALRLVDEHGMSALSMRKLAAELGVEAMSLYNHVKNKGDLLDGITAHVFESVPLPDEGWGWETRVRHLTDGLYTVFTRHPAVVRTLAAEEANPRSPGALRMMDALVGALLDGGLDEAAAARGYRSLMGLTFGAALADSVGLAGTPAEREEPVDDWFARMVNPREHPNLVRVLPALASVDCVQDFQEQLNLLLAGLRVSAARS, from the coding sequence GTGGTCCGGGAGACGCTGACACGCGAGAAGGTGCTGGAAGCGGCCCTGCGCCTGGTGGACGAGCACGGCATGAGCGCGCTGTCGATGCGCAAGCTGGCGGCGGAGCTGGGCGTCGAGGCGATGTCGCTGTACAACCACGTCAAGAACAAGGGCGACCTGCTCGACGGGATCACCGCACACGTCTTCGAATCTGTGCCGCTGCCGGACGAGGGCTGGGGCTGGGAGACCCGCGTCCGGCACCTCACCGACGGGCTGTACACGGTGTTCACGCGGCATCCGGCCGTGGTGCGGACACTGGCCGCGGAGGAGGCGAACCCGCGTTCACCGGGCGCGCTGCGGATGATGGACGCACTGGTGGGCGCCCTGCTCGACGGCGGGCTGGACGAGGCCGCCGCCGCCCGCGGCTACCGCTCGCTGATGGGCCTGACGTTCGGCGCGGCTCTGGCGGACTCCGTCGGGCTGGCCGGCACCCCGGCCGAGCGCGAGGAACCGGTCGACGACTGGTTCGCGCGCATGGTCAACCCGCGTGAGCACCCGAACCTGGTCCGGGTCCTGCCCGCCCTGGCTTCGGTGGACTGTGTGCAGGACTTCCAGGAACAGCTGAACTTGCTGCTGGCCGGATTGCGGGTGTCCGCCGCCCGCTCGTGA
- a CDS encoding nitroreductase family protein: protein MDTETLLTTTRSVRRKLDLDRPVPPKVIADCLRVAQQAPAAGSMLTAQRWIAVTDPAIRAGIAPFVQQSAHTSWARYADQVESRMFASARHLVEHIGEVPALVIPCMPGPPPSTPVEQSAYYGSIYPAIWSFQLALRTRGLASSLCSYHVVDHEEDVAKLLGIPEGFTQIGLIAVAYSKQAEFSPAPRPPVEEILSFDAWAGPRR, encoded by the coding sequence ATGGACACCGAGACGCTGCTCACCACCACCCGCTCCGTCCGGCGGAAGCTGGACCTCGACCGGCCCGTGCCACCGAAGGTCATCGCGGACTGCCTGCGCGTCGCCCAGCAGGCGCCGGCCGCGGGCAGCATGCTCACCGCCCAGCGCTGGATCGCCGTCACCGACCCGGCGATCCGGGCCGGGATCGCGCCGTTCGTCCAGCAGTCCGCGCACACCTCCTGGGCGCGCTACGCCGACCAGGTCGAGAGCCGCATGTTCGCCTCGGCCCGGCACCTGGTCGAGCACATCGGCGAGGTGCCCGCGCTGGTGATCCCGTGCATGCCCGGCCCGCCGCCGTCGACCCCGGTCGAGCAGTCGGCGTACTACGGCTCGATCTACCCGGCGATCTGGAGCTTCCAGCTCGCCCTGCGCACCCGTGGCCTGGCCAGCTCGCTGTGCTCGTACCACGTCGTGGACCACGAGGAGGACGTCGCGAAGCTGCTCGGCATCCCGGAGGGCTTCACGCAGATCGGGCTGATCGCGGTGGCCTACTCGAAGCAGGCCGAGTTCTCGCCCGCGCCCCGGCCGCCGGTCGAAGAGATCCTGTCGTTCGACGCCTGGGCGGGCCCGCGTCGCTAG
- a CDS encoding AAA family ATPase: protein MSDPQITLTVRHTPSALDSRRGVVRLHPEVLDALGLRAWDAVHLTGARRSVALAAPSDEAGTPGVVLTDDVTMSNLGVTEGSEIVVAPADVAAAKTVTVAGSRLASASVPPQTLRLALTGKVVTLGDAVSLLPQDLSPVPGSDVIAVRGQLSRAIGTTWTNELLTVTAIEPAGVVAIGPSTVVSWRGGARTGEPAGGEPSTRSATALVRSTAVTAAEDYIDAEVIEEVVVTESAETAEPVPPVTDLVGAESAARKLAEWFDLAFHRPDLLARLGTTAHLGVLLSGPEGVGKATLVRSVAKAEKVRVVSLAAPNIAVLEPNAAHARLKEAITRATDGDGPAVLLINDVDALLPATQPPPVATVLLEELRAALRHEGLALVATTQRAESADPRLRTTELLDRELGLPLPDAKTRTELLRILLRDVPVEPGADLGLLAERTPGFVAADLIALRRDAALRAALRQREAEEPRIAQQDLLDALATVRPISLSTSDNLATGGLTLDDVGNMVEVKQSLTETVLWPLRYPDSFARLGVDPPRGVLLYGPPGGGKTFLVRALAGTGALNVFAIKGAELLDKWVGESERAVRDLFRRAADAAPSLIFLDEIDALAPRRGQSSDSGVADRVVAALLTELDGVEPMREVVVLGATNRPELVDPALLRPGRLERRVYVPPPDAESRAAILIASSKNTPLASDVDLKELASTLDGYSAADCAALIREAALTAMRESLEAREVTSAHLAKARQAVRPSLDPAQLATLEAYAQAQQER from the coding sequence GTGAGCGACCCGCAGATCACGCTGACCGTCCGGCACACCCCGTCCGCGCTCGACTCCCGGCGAGGGGTGGTGCGGCTGCACCCGGAGGTGCTCGACGCGCTGGGCCTGCGGGCCTGGGACGCCGTGCACCTCACCGGGGCCCGCCGGAGCGTCGCGCTGGCGGCGCCGTCCGACGAGGCGGGCACCCCCGGCGTGGTGCTGACCGACGACGTCACGATGTCGAACCTCGGCGTCACCGAGGGCTCCGAGATCGTCGTCGCGCCAGCCGACGTGGCCGCGGCGAAGACGGTGACGGTCGCCGGCTCGCGGCTGGCCAGCGCGTCGGTGCCGCCGCAGACCCTGCGGCTGGCGCTGACCGGCAAGGTGGTCACCCTCGGCGACGCGGTTTCCCTGCTGCCACAAGACCTTTCCCCGGTCCCGGGCTCGGACGTGATCGCCGTGCGCGGCCAGCTCTCCCGCGCGATCGGCACCACCTGGACCAACGAGCTGCTCACCGTCACGGCCATCGAGCCAGCCGGCGTGGTCGCGATCGGACCGTCCACTGTGGTCAGCTGGCGGGGCGGCGCGCGCACCGGCGAGCCGGCCGGCGGCGAGCCTTCGACGCGCAGCGCGACGGCACTGGTCCGCAGCACGGCCGTGACCGCCGCCGAGGACTACATCGACGCGGAGGTCATCGAGGAGGTCGTGGTCACCGAATCGGCGGAGACGGCCGAGCCGGTACCGCCGGTGACCGATCTGGTCGGCGCGGAGAGCGCGGCCCGCAAGCTCGCCGAGTGGTTCGACCTGGCGTTCCACCGCCCGGACCTGCTCGCGCGGCTCGGCACCACGGCCCACCTCGGCGTGCTGCTGTCCGGGCCGGAAGGCGTGGGGAAGGCGACGCTCGTACGGTCCGTGGCCAAGGCCGAGAAGGTGCGCGTGGTGTCGCTGGCCGCGCCGAACATCGCCGTGCTGGAGCCGAATGCCGCGCACGCCCGGCTGAAAGAGGCGATCACCCGCGCGACCGACGGCGACGGTCCGGCGGTGCTGCTGATCAACGACGTCGACGCGCTGCTGCCCGCCACCCAGCCGCCGCCCGTGGCCACCGTCCTGCTGGAGGAGCTGCGCGCGGCGTTGCGGCACGAGGGCCTGGCCCTGGTGGCGACGACCCAGCGCGCCGAGTCCGCCGACCCCCGGCTGCGCACCACCGAGCTGCTCGACCGCGAGCTGGGCCTGCCGCTGCCGGACGCGAAGACCCGCACCGAGCTGCTGCGGATCCTGCTGCGCGACGTGCCGGTGGAACCGGGCGCCGACCTGGGCTTGCTCGCCGAGCGGACGCCCGGGTTCGTCGCCGCGGACCTGATCGCGCTGCGCCGGGACGCGGCCTTGCGGGCCGCGCTGCGCCAGCGTGAGGCCGAGGAGCCGCGCATCGCCCAGCAGGACCTGCTCGACGCGCTGGCCACCGTCCGGCCGATCTCACTGTCCACTTCGGACAACCTAGCCACCGGCGGGCTGACGCTGGACGACGTCGGCAACATGGTCGAGGTCAAGCAGTCGCTGACCGAAACGGTGCTGTGGCCGCTGCGCTACCCGGACTCGTTCGCCCGGCTGGGCGTCGACCCGCCGCGCGGCGTGCTGCTCTACGGCCCGCCCGGCGGCGGCAAGACGTTCCTGGTGCGCGCGCTGGCCGGCACCGGCGCGCTGAACGTGTTCGCGATCAAGGGCGCCGAGCTGCTGGACAAGTGGGTCGGCGAGTCGGAGCGCGCGGTGCGCGACCTGTTCCGCCGCGCCGCCGACGCCGCGCCGTCGCTGATCTTCCTGGACGAGATCGATGCGCTCGCGCCGCGGCGCGGCCAGTCCTCGGACTCCGGCGTGGCCGACCGCGTGGTCGCCGCCCTGCTCACCGAGCTGGACGGGGTGGAGCCGATGCGCGAGGTCGTGGTGCTGGGCGCCACCAACCGGCCCGAGCTGGTCGACCCCGCGCTGCTGCGACCCGGGCGGCTGGAACGGCGCGTCTACGTGCCGCCGCCGGACGCCGAGTCCAGGGCCGCCATCCTCATCGCCAGCTCCAAGAACACCCCGCTGGCGTCCGATGTGGACCTGAAGGAGCTGGCGTCCACCCTGGACGGTTACTCCGCGGCCGACTGCGCCGCCCTGATCCGCGAGGCCGCGCTCACCGCGATGCGCGAGTCGCTGGAGGCCCGTGAGGTGACGTCCGCCCACCTGGCCAAGGCCCGCCAGGCCGTGCGGCCGTCACTGGACCCGGCGCAGCTGGCCACGCTTGAGGCCTACGCCCAGGCGCAGCAGGAACGCTGA
- a CDS encoding LytR C-terminal domain-containing protein: MSFFSGLSRPLRAAAVALIGVAVVAAVIGGVTLATSGGSSNNTAGPSNSAGPSSQPSSGGPSSSAPGSSSAPSSSSVPPSSSAAPGSSSAVPPGGQPTGQPGQPGQPGPNQQASNKWVTVRVYNNSLIKGLAEQAADDFRAAGWNVPEVGNYSQGVIDHTTAYFRPGTDEEAAAKQLATEFGFQAQPRFDGIQNSSPGVIVIITKDYQSGHKGS, encoded by the coding sequence ATGAGCTTCTTCTCGGGACTGTCCCGGCCGTTGCGGGCCGCGGCCGTCGCCCTGATCGGGGTGGCCGTGGTCGCCGCGGTGATCGGCGGCGTCACCTTGGCGACCAGCGGCGGGTCGAGCAACAACACCGCCGGGCCCAGCAACTCGGCCGGTCCTTCCTCACAGCCTTCGTCCGGTGGCCCGTCGTCCTCGGCGCCGGGTTCGTCGAGCGCGCCTTCGTCATCCAGCGTGCCGCCGTCCTCCTCGGCCGCGCCGGGCTCGTCGTCGGCCGTCCCGCCGGGCGGCCAGCCCACCGGCCAGCCGGGGCAGCCTGGCCAGCCGGGGCCGAACCAGCAGGCGTCCAACAAGTGGGTCACCGTGCGGGTCTACAACAACTCCCTGATCAAGGGCCTCGCCGAGCAGGCCGCGGACGACTTCCGCGCCGCGGGCTGGAACGTGCCCGAGGTCGGCAACTACTCCCAGGGCGTGATCGACCACACCACGGCCTACTTCCGCCCCGGCACCGACGAGGAGGCGGCCGCGAAGCAGCTGGCCACCGAGTTCGGCTTCCAGGCGCAGCCGCGGTTCGACGGCATCCAGAACTCGAGCCCCGGCGTGATAGTGATCATCACCAAGGACTACCAGAGCGGCCACAAGGGCAGCTGA
- a CDS encoding DUF3263 domain-containing protein, which translates to MDAAESMAEDQPSPPENGPETVGGLTERELEILAFERQWWRHAGAKENAIRERFSLSSTRYYQLLNTLLEKPEAVEADPMLVKRLRKTRAARQRKRGARRLGIELS; encoded by the coding sequence ATGGACGCCGCGGAGTCGATGGCTGAGGACCAGCCGTCGCCGCCGGAGAATGGGCCGGAGACCGTGGGTGGCCTGACCGAGCGCGAGCTGGAGATTCTCGCCTTCGAGCGTCAGTGGTGGCGGCATGCCGGCGCCAAGGAGAACGCCATCCGTGAGCGTTTCTCGCTGTCCTCGACCCGCTATTACCAGCTGCTGAACACGCTGCTGGAGAAACCCGAAGCAGTGGAGGCCGATCCGATGCTGGTGAAGCGGCTCCGCAAGACGCGGGCCGCGCGGCAGCGTAAACGCGGCGCCCGGCGGCTGGGGATCGAGCTGTCATGA
- a CDS encoding peptide deformylase, giving the protein MTVHAIRIAGDPVLHQPTREITQFDDELRTLVEDMFETMYAAEGVGLAANQIGLDLRLFVYDCPDDDGVEHRGAVVNPKLETSEIPETMPDPDDDWEGCLSAPGESYPTGRASWAKVTGFDVDGNPIEVEGTGYFARCLQHETDHLDGYLYLDRLVGRHARAAKKMLKKNKWGVPGLSWTPPKEPADA; this is encoded by the coding sequence GTGACCGTCCACGCCATCCGCATCGCGGGCGACCCGGTGCTGCACCAGCCGACCCGCGAGATCACGCAGTTCGACGACGAGCTGCGCACCCTCGTCGAGGACATGTTCGAAACGATGTACGCCGCCGAGGGGGTCGGCCTCGCGGCCAACCAGATCGGCCTCGACCTGCGGCTGTTCGTCTACGACTGCCCGGACGACGACGGGGTCGAGCACCGCGGCGCGGTGGTCAACCCGAAGCTGGAGACCTCCGAGATCCCCGAGACCATGCCGGACCCGGACGACGACTGGGAGGGCTGCCTGTCGGCCCCCGGCGAGTCGTACCCGACCGGCCGCGCCTCGTGGGCCAAGGTGACCGGCTTCGACGTCGACGGCAACCCGATCGAGGTCGAGGGCACCGGGTACTTCGCCCGCTGCCTCCAGCACGAGACCGACCACCTCGACGGCTACCTCTACCTCGACCGCCTGGTCGGCCGCCACGCCCGCGCGGCGAAGAAGATGCTGAAGAAGAACAAGTGGGGCGTGCCCGGCCTGAGCTGGACCCCGCCCAAGGAACCCGCCGACGCCTGA